ACCCTTCGCGCCCGCCTCGGCGTCCCTGCACCCATGGCCGAAGCCATCGCCACCCACCTCTGAAAGGAGACCCGTGTGACCGCCAATCGCCGCTTCCGCAACGTCGTTCGCATCGGCCCTGTCCAGGTCGGCACGTACTACGACGGCCGGGGCCAGGAGAAGCACACCGCCGCCTGCACCGCCCCGCGCTGCGGCTTTTCCACCGACTACGACGGCCGCGCCGCCGCCGAGCTGGCCGCCCGCACCCACCGCTGCCCCGTCCGCTGAAAGGACCCTCACCCCGTGACCGTCAGCCTGCCGCTTGTCGTCGTCCTCGGCTTCTTCGCCTGGGGAGCAGTCAGGTTCCTCGGCGTCCGCGTCTGGATCGTCGTCCTGATCGCCCTCTTCGGCTTCTGGCTCTCCCGCACCTTCCTCGCACCCGCCATCGAGTCCGGT
The genomic region above belongs to Streptomyces coeruleorubidus and contains:
- a CDS encoding mobile element transfer protein; this translates as MTANRRFRNVVRIGPVQVGTYYDGRGQEKHTAACTAPRCGFSTDYDGRAAAELAARTHRCPVR